The following are from one region of the Edwardsiella tarda ATCC 15947 = NBRC 105688 genome:
- the rcsB gene encoding response regulator transcription factor RcsB yields the protein MNNLNVIIADDHPIVLFGIRKSLEQIEWVNVVGEFEDSTTLINSLPKLDVNVLITDLSMPGDKYGDGITLIKYIKRHFPELSIIVLTMNNNPAILSAVLDLDIEGIVLKQGAPTDLPKALAALQKGKKFTPESVSKLLEKINASGYGDKRLSPKESEVLRLFAEGFLVTEIAKKLNRSIKTISSQKKSAMLKLGVDNDIALLNYLSSVNIMPNDDKE from the coding sequence ATGAATAACCTGAATGTAATCATTGCTGACGACCATCCCATCGTTTTATTCGGCATTCGTAAGTCGCTGGAACAGATCGAGTGGGTGAATGTCGTCGGGGAATTCGAAGATTCCACTACGCTGATCAATAGCCTGCCTAAGCTGGATGTCAACGTTCTGATCACCGACCTTTCCATGCCCGGTGACAAGTACGGCGATGGTATTACCCTGATCAAATACATCAAGCGCCACTTCCCGGAACTGTCGATCATCGTCCTGACCATGAACAATAACCCGGCCATCCTCAGCGCCGTGTTGGATCTGGATATCGAAGGGATCGTGCTGAAACAGGGCGCGCCGACCGATCTCCCCAAGGCGCTCGCCGCCCTGCAGAAAGGCAAGAAATTTACCCCGGAGAGCGTCTCTAAACTGTTGGAGAAGATCAACGCCAGCGGCTATGGCGATAAGCGCCTCTCGCCGAAGGAGAGCGAGGTTCTGCGCCTGTTCGCCGAAGGCTTCCTGGTCACCGAGATCGCCAAGAAGCTGAATCGTAGTATCAAGACCATCAGCAGTCAGAAGAAATCGGCGATGCTGAAGCTGGGCGTCGATAACGACATCGCCCTGCTCAACTACCTCTCATCGGTCAACATCATGCCGAATGATGACAAGGAATAA